One Streptomyces sp. L2 genomic window carries:
- a CDS encoding NTP transferase domain-containing protein, protein MLAGGAARRLGGADKPAVRVGGRPLLDRVLAACADAATTVVVAGPRPTGRPVRWAREEPPGAGPVAALDAGLRHTTADHAVVLSADLPFLEAATLRRLLTALRDTGADGALLTDADGRDQPLVAAYRTAALRRELTALAAAPGGLTGLPLRRLTGALHLTRVPDPLASFDCDTWDDIADARARIREHGHVLDEWISAVKDELGIDLDVDTGVLLDLARDAAHGVARPAAPLTTFLVGYAAARGEGGPEAVAEAARKAAALALRWEEENEGGPSGPDAG, encoded by the coding sequence GTGCTGGCCGGCGGTGCCGCCCGGCGGCTCGGCGGTGCCGACAAACCGGCCGTGCGGGTCGGCGGGCGCCCGCTGCTCGACCGCGTGCTCGCGGCCTGCGCCGACGCGGCCACGACCGTCGTCGTGGCCGGCCCCCGGCCCACCGGCCGCCCGGTGCGCTGGGCGCGCGAGGAGCCGCCCGGCGCCGGACCCGTCGCCGCGCTGGACGCCGGACTGCGGCACACCACCGCCGACCACGCCGTCGTACTCTCCGCCGACCTGCCGTTCCTCGAAGCCGCCACCCTGCGGCGGCTGTTGACGGCCCTGCGGGACACCGGTGCCGACGGCGCGCTGCTCACCGACGCCGACGGACGCGACCAGCCGCTCGTCGCCGCCTACCGCACCGCCGCGCTGCGCCGCGAGCTGACGGCGCTCGCCGCGGCGCCCGGCGGCCTGACCGGTCTGCCCCTGCGCCGGCTGACCGGCGCCCTCCACCTCACCCGCGTCCCGGACCCGCTCGCGTCCTTCGACTGCGACACCTGGGACGACATCGCCGACGCCAGGGCACGCATCAGGGAGCATGGGCACGTGTTGGATGAATGGATCTCCGCAGTCAAGGACGAACTGGGCATCGACCTGGACGTCGACACAGGCGTCCTCCTCGACCTGGCCCGCGACGCGGCGCACGGCGTCGCCCGCCCCGCCGCCCCGCTGACCACCTTCCTCGTCGGCTATGCCGCCGCCCGGGGCGAGGGGGGCCCCGAGGCGGTCGCCGAGGCCGCCCGCAAGGCCGCCGCGCTGGCCCTGCGCTGGGAGGAAGAGAACGAAGGGGGCCCCAGCGGCCCGGACGCCGGATGA
- a CDS encoding dihydrolipoamide acetyltransferase family protein, which translates to MAQVLEFKLPDLGEGLTEAEIVRWLVQVGDVVAVDQPVVEVETAKAMVEVPCPYGGVVTARFGEEGTELPVGAPLLTVAVGESATVADGDSEGSGNVLVGYGTQAPAARRRRVRTTTAGPGRRDDAPDRDATVPRNGTAGPRKGPSQRPEPAAPAPHARVSAPAPAPAPAFADGPVPVISPLVRRLAREGGLDLRRLSGSGPDGLILRADVEGALRAKDATPAPAALAPAPAVRGGGADRDGLRVPLKGVRGAVADKLSRSRREIPDATCWVDADATELMRARTAMNAAGAPKISLLALLARVCTAALARFPELNSYVDTEAREVVQLDHVHLGFAAQTERGLVVPVVRDAHARDAESLTAEFARLTESARTGTLTPGELTGGTFTLNNYGVFGVDGSTPIINHPEAAMLGVGRIIPKPWVHEGELAVRQVVQLSLTFDHRVCDGGTAGGFLRYVADCVEQPAVLLRTL; encoded by the coding sequence ATGGCACAGGTGCTGGAGTTCAAGCTCCCCGACCTCGGGGAGGGCCTGACCGAGGCGGAGATCGTCCGCTGGCTGGTGCAGGTCGGTGACGTGGTCGCCGTCGACCAGCCGGTCGTCGAGGTCGAGACGGCCAAGGCGATGGTCGAGGTCCCCTGCCCGTACGGCGGCGTGGTCACCGCCCGCTTCGGCGAGGAGGGCACCGAACTGCCCGTCGGCGCCCCGCTGCTGACGGTCGCGGTCGGCGAGTCCGCCACCGTGGCGGACGGCGACTCGGAGGGGTCCGGCAACGTCCTCGTCGGCTACGGCACCCAGGCCCCTGCGGCCCGGCGCCGCCGGGTCCGCACCACGACGGCGGGCCCGGGCCGCCGCGACGACGCGCCCGACCGGGACGCCACGGTTCCCCGGAACGGCACGGCGGGCCCGAGGAAGGGCCCCTCGCAGCGGCCCGAACCCGCCGCTCCCGCGCCCCACGCGCGTGTGAGCGCGCCCGCCCCGGCCCCCGCGCCGGCGTTCGCCGACGGGCCGGTGCCGGTGATCTCCCCGCTAGTGCGCCGGCTCGCCCGCGAGGGCGGCCTGGACCTGCGCCGGCTGTCCGGATCCGGCCCCGACGGGCTGATCCTGCGGGCCGACGTCGAGGGCGCCCTGCGCGCCAAGGACGCCACGCCCGCCCCCGCGGCCCTAGCCCCGGCCCCCGCCGTCCGCGGCGGCGGCGCCGACCGCGACGGACTGCGCGTCCCCCTCAAGGGCGTGCGCGGCGCCGTGGCCGACAAACTCTCCCGCAGCCGCCGGGAGATCCCGGACGCCACCTGCTGGGTCGACGCCGACGCCACGGAACTCATGCGCGCGCGGACCGCCATGAACGCCGCCGGAGCGCCGAAGATCTCCCTCCTCGCGCTGCTCGCCCGCGTCTGCACCGCCGCCCTGGCCCGCTTCCCCGAGCTGAACTCCTACGTCGACACCGAGGCTCGCGAGGTCGTCCAACTCGACCACGTGCACCTCGGGTTCGCCGCGCAGACCGAGCGCGGGCTGGTGGTCCCGGTCGTCCGGGACGCCCACGCGCGCGACGCCGAGTCGCTGACCGCGGAGTTCGCCCGGCTCACCGAGTCCGCCCGGACCGGAACCCTGACCCCTGGGGAACTCACCGGCGGCACCTTCACGTTGAACAACTACGGCGTGTTCGGCGTCGACGGCTCCACGCCGATCATCAACCACCCCGAGGCCGCGATGCTCGGCGTCGGCCGCATCATCCCCAAGCCGTGGGTGCACGAGGGCGAGCTGGCCGTCCGGCAGGTCGTGCAGCTCTCCCTCACCTTCGACCACCGGGTGTGCGACGGCGGCACGGCCGGCGGCTTCCTGAGGTACGTGGCCGACTGTGTGGAACAGCCGGCGGTGCTGCTGCGCACTCTGTGA
- a CDS encoding 3-hydroxyacyl-CoA dehydrogenase, which translates to MTAPDLSSPVAVVGTGTMGQGIAQVALVAGHPVRLYDAVPGRARQAADAIGARLDRLVAKDRLTGADRDAARARLTPADSLAELADCTLVVEAVLERLDVKQQLFRELEEIVSDDCLLATNTSSLSVTAIGGALRNPGRFVGLHFFNPAPLLPLVEVVSGFATDVTSATRAYEMARTWGKTPVACADTPGFIVNRIARPFYAEAFAVYEAQGADPATIDAVLRECGGFRMGAFELTDLIGQDVNESVTHSVWQSFFQDVRFTPSLAQRRLVESGRLGRKSGHGWYDYADGAERPEPHTADKEQPPAYVVAEGTLEPAGELLTLIREAGIQVRADDEDHGTRLVLPSGGQLVLADGQTSVEFRDVVYFDLAFDYRKATRVALSASQDTSPQTLAEAVGLFQALGKDVSVIGDVPGMIVARTVARIIDLAHDAVAKGVATEEDIDTAMRLGVNYPLGPFEWSRSLGRGWACGVLDELHERDPSGRYAPSLALYRHAYASEKREGTS; encoded by the coding sequence ATGACAGCTCCTGACCTCAGCAGCCCCGTGGCCGTCGTCGGCACCGGCACCATGGGCCAGGGCATCGCCCAGGTCGCGCTGGTCGCCGGCCATCCGGTGCGGCTCTACGACGCCGTCCCCGGGCGGGCCCGCCAGGCGGCCGACGCCATCGGCGCCCGCCTGGACCGGCTCGTGGCCAAGGACCGGCTCACCGGCGCCGACCGGGACGCGGCCCGCGCCCGTCTCACGCCCGCGGACAGCCTCGCCGAACTGGCGGACTGCACGCTGGTCGTCGAGGCCGTCCTGGAGCGCCTGGACGTCAAACAGCAGCTCTTCCGCGAGCTGGAGGAGATCGTCTCCGACGACTGCCTGCTCGCCACCAACACCTCCTCGCTGTCGGTCACGGCGATCGGCGGCGCCTTGCGCAACCCCGGCCGCTTCGTCGGCCTGCACTTCTTCAACCCGGCCCCGCTCCTGCCGCTGGTCGAGGTCGTCTCCGGGTTCGCCACCGACGTCACGTCGGCCACGCGCGCGTACGAGATGGCCCGCACCTGGGGCAAGACCCCGGTGGCCTGCGCGGACACCCCCGGCTTCATCGTCAACCGCATCGCCCGGCCCTTCTACGCCGAGGCGTTCGCCGTGTACGAGGCCCAGGGCGCCGACCCGGCCACCATCGACGCCGTCCTGCGCGAGTGCGGCGGCTTCAGGATGGGCGCGTTCGAGCTGACCGACCTCATCGGTCAGGACGTCAACGAGTCCGTCACCCACTCGGTGTGGCAGTCCTTCTTCCAGGACGTCCGCTTCACGCCCTCCCTCGCCCAGCGCCGGCTCGTCGAGTCCGGCCGGCTCGGCCGCAAGTCCGGGCACGGCTGGTACGACTACGCGGACGGAGCCGAGCGGCCCGAACCGCACACCGCCGACAAGGAGCAGCCCCCCGCCTACGTGGTCGCCGAGGGCACCCTGGAGCCCGCCGGCGAGCTGCTCACGCTGATCCGCGAGGCCGGCATCCAGGTCCGTGCGGACGACGAGGACCACGGCACCCGTCTGGTGCTGCCCAGCGGCGGCCAGCTGGTCCTCGCCGACGGCCAGACCTCCGTGGAGTTCCGGGACGTCGTCTACTTCGACCTCGCCTTCGACTACCGCAAGGCCACCCGTGTCGCCCTGTCCGCCTCCCAGGACACCTCTCCGCAGACCCTCGCCGAGGCCGTCGGGCTCTTCCAGGCGCTCGGCAAGGACGTCAGCGTGATCGGGGACGTCCCCGGCATGATCGTCGCCCGCACGGTCGCCCGGATCATCGACCTCGCGCACGACGCCGTCGCCAAGGGCGTCGCCACCGAGGAGGACATCGACACCGCGATGCGGCTCGGCGTCAACTACCCGCTCGGCCCCTTCGAGTGGAGCCGCTCGCTCGGCCGCGGCTGGGCCTGCGGGGTGCTGGACGAGCTGCACGAGCGCGACCCCTCCGGCCGCTACGCGCCCTCCCTGGCGCTGTACCGGCACGCCTACGCCTCCGAGAAGCGGGAGGGCACCTCATGA
- a CDS encoding alpha-ketoacid dehydrogenase subunit beta yields MTTVAVKPATMAQALTRALRDAMAADPTVHVMGEDVGTLGGVFRVTDGLAKEFGEDRCTDTPLAEAGILGAAVGMAMYGLRPVVEMQFDAFAYPAFEQLVSHVSRMRNRTRGKMPLPITVRIPYGGGIGGVEHHSDSSEAYYMATPGLHVVTPATIADAYGMLREAIASDDPVVFLEPKRLYWSKDSWNPEHPTEVEPIGRAVVRRTGRSATLITYGPSVPVCLEAAEAAQAEGWDLEVVDLRSLVPFDDETVCASVRRTGRAVVVHESTGFGGPGGEIAARVTERCFHHLEAPVLRVAGFDIPYPPPMLERHHLPGVDRILDAVARLQWEAES; encoded by the coding sequence ATGACCACCGTCGCCGTCAAGCCCGCCACCATGGCGCAGGCCCTCACGCGCGCGCTGCGCGACGCGATGGCCGCCGACCCCACCGTGCACGTCATGGGCGAGGACGTCGGCACGCTCGGCGGTGTCTTCCGGGTCACCGACGGACTCGCCAAGGAGTTCGGCGAGGACCGCTGCACCGACACCCCGCTGGCCGAGGCCGGCATCCTCGGGGCCGCCGTCGGCATGGCCATGTACGGCCTGCGCCCGGTCGTCGAGATGCAGTTCGACGCCTTCGCCTACCCGGCGTTCGAGCAGCTGGTCAGCCATGTGTCCCGGATGCGCAACCGCACCCGCGGCAAGATGCCCCTGCCAATCACGGTGCGCATCCCCTACGGCGGCGGCATCGGCGGCGTCGAGCACCACAGCGATTCCTCCGAGGCCTACTACATGGCCACCCCGGGCCTGCACGTGGTCACGCCCGCGACCATCGCCGACGCCTACGGGATGCTGCGCGAGGCCATCGCCTCCGACGACCCGGTGGTCTTCCTGGAGCCCAAGCGGCTGTACTGGTCGAAGGACTCCTGGAACCCCGAGCACCCCACCGAGGTCGAGCCCATCGGGCGGGCGGTGGTCCGGCGGACCGGCCGCAGCGCCACGCTGATCACCTACGGCCCGTCGGTCCCCGTCTGCCTGGAGGCCGCCGAGGCCGCGCAGGCGGAGGGCTGGGACCTGGAGGTCGTCGACCTGCGCTCCCTGGTGCCGTTCGACGACGAGACGGTCTGCGCCTCCGTACGGCGCACCGGCCGGGCGGTCGTCGTCCACGAGTCGACCGGGTTCGGCGGGCCGGGCGGCGAGATCGCGGCCCGCGTCACCGAGCGCTGCTTCCACCACCTGGAGGCACCCGTGCTGCGCGTGGCCGGATTCGACATCCCCTATCCGCCGCCGATGCTGGAGCGGCACCACCTGCCCGGCGTCGACCGCATCCTGGACGCCGTCGCGCGTCTGCAGTGGGAGGCCGAGAGCTGA
- a CDS encoding Lrp/AsnC family transcriptional regulator, whose protein sequence is MAGGPDGDALLPAPRPLDSIDQDILKILQSDGRASIRSVAERVHVSRANAYARINRLVEDGVIRGFGARVDHERAGHGTSAYITLKIVQNTWRTVREQLRQLPGASHIALVGGDFDVLLLVHTPDNRALREVVLTRLQALPEVLSTRTLLVFEEEDLEPED, encoded by the coding sequence ATGGCCGGAGGACCGGACGGCGACGCCCTGCTGCCGGCGCCGCGCCCGCTGGATTCCATCGACCAGGACATCCTGAAGATCCTGCAATCGGACGGCCGCGCCTCGATACGGTCCGTGGCCGAACGGGTGCACGTCTCGCGCGCGAACGCGTACGCGCGCATCAACCGGCTCGTCGAGGACGGGGTGATCCGGGGTTTCGGCGCCCGCGTCGACCACGAGCGGGCCGGGCACGGCACGTCTGCGTACATCACCCTGAAGATCGTCCAGAACACCTGGCGCACGGTCCGCGAGCAGCTGCGCCAGCTGCCCGGCGCCTCCCACATCGCCCTGGTGGGCGGCGACTTCGACGTGCTGCTCCTGGTGCACACGCCCGACAACCGGGCGCTGCGCGAGGTGGTGCTGACCCGGCTCCAGGCGCTCCCCGAGGTGCTGAGCACGCGCACGCTGCTGGTGTTCGAGGAGGAGGACCTGGAGCCGGAGGACTGA
- a CDS encoding HTTM domain-containing protein, whose protein sequence is MNSVSLSLSRGIARVTGSALGPYQTAVVRIGFAGTWLLFLLREFPHRQELYGPDSPWSPALAGRLTEDNHAFTALLWYDGQAWFQCFYLLAILASVLLLLGWRTRTASVLFMVGVLSLQNRSVFVGDGGDNVLHIMSLYLVFTRCGQVWSLDARREARARAARARGERVPADRVGPVLWAVLGLALGVVTLTGRLGQGRLVPVLMWTVWVVLALWWAVRRRPGAREPKVLLDVIADVVHNGALLVIMTEACLIYATAGWYKIQGSRWQDGTAVYYPLHLDYFSPWPGLADLMSSSGTMVMLVTYGTVLVQVAFPFTLFNRRVKNVLLVLMMTEHAVIAVVLGLPFFSLAMIAADSVFLPTSFLKKAGERAVRACGRFGRSGPPSSAVPAPRVSEEDEPSRVGFTA, encoded by the coding sequence GTGAACAGCGTCTCCCTGTCCTTGTCGCGCGGCATCGCCCGGGTCACCGGGTCGGCCCTCGGGCCGTACCAGACCGCCGTGGTCCGCATCGGGTTCGCCGGGACCTGGCTGCTCTTCCTGCTGCGCGAGTTCCCCCACCGGCAGGAGCTGTACGGACCCGACAGCCCGTGGAGCCCCGCGCTCGCCGGGCGGCTGACCGAGGACAACCACGCCTTCACGGCCCTGCTCTGGTACGACGGGCAGGCCTGGTTCCAGTGTTTCTACCTGCTGGCGATCCTCGCGAGCGTCCTGCTGCTGCTCGGCTGGCGCACCCGCACCGCCTCCGTGCTGTTCATGGTCGGTGTGCTCTCGCTGCAGAACCGCAGCGTCTTCGTCGGCGACGGCGGTGACAACGTCCTGCACATCATGTCCCTCTATCTGGTTTTCACGCGCTGCGGTCAGGTGTGGTCCCTCGACGCGCGCCGGGAGGCCCGTGCGCGGGCGGCACGCGCGCGTGGGGAACGGGTTCCCGCCGACCGGGTGGGTCCGGTGCTGTGGGCGGTTCTCGGCCTGGCGCTCGGCGTGGTGACCCTGACCGGCCGGCTGGGCCAGGGCCGGCTGGTGCCGGTGCTGATGTGGACGGTCTGGGTGGTCCTCGCCCTGTGGTGGGCCGTGCGGCGCCGGCCGGGCGCGCGGGAGCCCAAGGTGCTGCTCGACGTGATCGCCGACGTCGTGCACAACGGCGCCCTGCTGGTGATCATGACGGAGGCCTGCCTGATCTACGCCACCGCCGGCTGGTACAAGATCCAGGGCTCGCGCTGGCAGGACGGCACCGCCGTCTACTACCCGCTCCACCTGGACTACTTCTCCCCCTGGCCGGGTCTCGCGGACCTGATGTCCAGCAGCGGCACCATGGTCATGCTGGTGACCTACGGGACGGTCCTGGTGCAGGTCGCCTTCCCGTTCACGCTGTTCAACCGGCGGGTCAAGAACGTCCTTCTGGTGCTGATGATGACCGAGCACGCCGTGATCGCGGTCGTCCTCGGGCTGCCCTTCTTCTCGCTGGCGATGATCGCGGCCGACTCCGTCTTCCTGCCGACGTCCTTCCTGAAGAAGGCGGGCGAACGGGCGGTACGCGCGTGCGGGCGGTTCGGCAGGTCCGGGCCGCCCTCGTCCGCGGTGCCGGCACCCCGCGTCTCGGAGGAGGACGAGCCCAGCCGCGTAGGCTTCACCGCATGA
- the pdhA gene encoding pyruvate dehydrogenase (acetyl-transferring) E1 component subunit alpha has product MTVLEQRGGYRPAPPPAWQPRMDPAPLLPDAEPYRVLGTEAAGKADPDLLRRLYAQLVRGRRYNAQATALTKQGRLAVYPSTTGQEACEVAAAMALEERDWLFPSYRDTLAVVARGVDPVEALTLLRGDWHTGYDPHEHRVAPLSTPLATQLPHAVGLAHAARLKGDDVVALAMIGDGGTSEGDFHEALNFAAVWQAPVVFLVQNNGFAISVPLAKQTAAPSLAHKAVGYGMPGRLVDGNDAAAMYEVIGDAVRHARAGGGPTLIEAVTYRIDAHTNADDATRYRGDGEVDAWRDHDPVQLLERELTERGLLDESGIEAAREDAEAMAADLRARMNRDAELNPMDLFDHVYAETTAQLREQRALLRAELEAEHDDQGDLDDQEGDLR; this is encoded by the coding sequence ATGACGGTCTTGGAGCAGCGAGGCGGATACCGGCCCGCGCCGCCGCCCGCCTGGCAGCCCCGCATGGACCCCGCGCCGCTGCTGCCCGACGCCGAGCCCTACCGCGTCCTCGGCACCGAGGCGGCCGGCAAGGCCGACCCGGACCTGCTGCGCAGGCTCTACGCCCAGCTGGTGCGCGGTCGCCGCTACAATGCGCAGGCCACCGCGCTGACCAAGCAGGGCCGGCTGGCCGTCTACCCCTCCACCACCGGCCAGGAGGCCTGCGAGGTCGCCGCCGCGATGGCCCTGGAGGAGCGCGACTGGCTGTTCCCCAGCTACCGCGACACCCTCGCGGTCGTCGCCCGCGGCGTGGACCCGGTCGAGGCCCTCACGCTGCTGCGCGGCGACTGGCACACCGGCTACGACCCGCACGAGCACCGGGTGGCGCCGCTCAGCACCCCGCTGGCCACGCAGCTCCCGCACGCCGTCGGCCTCGCGCACGCCGCCCGCCTCAAGGGCGACGACGTCGTCGCGCTCGCCATGATCGGCGACGGCGGCACCAGCGAGGGCGATTTCCACGAGGCGCTGAACTTCGCCGCCGTGTGGCAGGCGCCGGTCGTCTTCCTCGTGCAGAACAACGGCTTCGCCATCTCCGTCCCGCTGGCCAAGCAGACCGCCGCCCCCTCCCTCGCCCACAAGGCCGTCGGATACGGCATGCCGGGCCGGCTGGTCGACGGCAACGACGCCGCCGCCATGTACGAGGTCATCGGCGACGCCGTGCGCCACGCGCGCGCGGGCGGCGGCCCGACCCTCATCGAGGCCGTGACGTACCGCATCGACGCCCACACCAACGCCGACGACGCCACCCGCTACCGGGGCGACGGCGAGGTCGACGCCTGGCGCGACCACGACCCGGTCCAGCTGCTGGAACGCGAACTGACCGAGCGCGGGCTGCTCGACGAGAGCGGCATCGAGGCCGCCCGCGAGGACGCCGAGGCCATGGCGGCCGACCTGCGCGCGCGCATGAACCGGGACGCCGAACTGAACCCGATGGACCTCTTCGACCACGTGTACGCCGAGACCACCGCGCAACTGCGCGAGCAGCGCGCCCTGTTGCGTGCCGAGCTGGAGGCCGAGCACGACGACCAGGGCGACCTGGACGACCAGGAAGGCGACCTGCGATGA
- the paaN gene encoding phenylacetic acid degradation protein PaaN, protein MAAELTAHELIAKHRPTLDQALEAIRTRAYWSPHPEHPKAYGENGSLDAAAGKAAFDALLGTRLDLGQPGTDDWVGGERSPYGIDLDVSYPHADLDVLLPAMKAGQRAWRDAGAETRAVVCLEILKRISDRTHEFAHAVMHTSGQAFMMAFQAGGPHAQDRGLEAVAYAYVEQVRTPDAAEWTKPQGKRDPLALTKQFTPVPRGIGLVIGCNTFPTWNGYPGLFASLATGNAVLVKPHPRAVLPLALTVQVARQVLTEAGFDPNLVALVAERPGEGIAKTLATRPEIRIIDYTGSTSFGDWLEANARQAQVYTEKAGVNTVIVESTNAYKGMLSNLAFSLSLYSGQMCTTPQNLLIPRDGIRTDEGPKTFDEVTADIARAVDGLLGDDARANALLGAIVNPDVTSRLEAAAGLGEVALASREIANPEFPDAVVRTPVLVKLDGAKPDDEAAYMSECFGPVSFAVAVDSVDDAVELLRRTVREKGAMTVGAYTSDAEVEQTVQEVCLEEAAQLSLNLTGGVYVNQTAAFSDFHGSGGNPAANAALCDGAFVANRFRVVEVRREA, encoded by the coding sequence ATGGCCGCCGAACTGACCGCGCACGAGCTGATCGCCAAGCACCGGCCCACACTCGACCAGGCCCTGGAAGCGATCCGCACGCGCGCGTACTGGTCCCCGCACCCCGAGCACCCCAAGGCGTACGGCGAGAACGGCAGCCTGGACGCGGCGGCCGGCAAGGCAGCCTTCGACGCCCTGCTGGGCACCCGCCTCGACCTCGGCCAGCCCGGCACGGACGACTGGGTGGGCGGCGAGCGCTCCCCGTACGGCATCGACCTGGACGTCAGCTACCCGCACGCCGACCTGGACGTGCTGCTGCCCGCCATGAAGGCCGGGCAGCGCGCCTGGCGGGACGCGGGCGCCGAGACCCGCGCCGTGGTCTGCCTGGAGATCCTCAAGCGGATCAGCGACCGGACGCACGAGTTCGCGCACGCGGTCATGCACACCAGCGGCCAGGCCTTCATGATGGCGTTCCAGGCGGGCGGCCCGCACGCCCAGGACCGCGGCCTGGAAGCGGTCGCGTACGCGTACGTGGAGCAGGTGCGCACGCCCGACGCGGCGGAGTGGACCAAGCCGCAGGGCAAGCGCGACCCGCTGGCCCTGACCAAGCAGTTCACGCCCGTCCCGCGCGGCATCGGCCTGGTCATCGGCTGCAACACCTTCCCCACCTGGAACGGCTACCCGGGCCTGTTCGCCTCGCTGGCCACCGGCAACGCGGTCCTGGTCAAGCCCCACCCGCGCGCGGTGCTGCCGCTCGCGCTCACCGTGCAGGTCGCCCGGCAGGTGCTGACCGAGGCCGGCTTCGACCCGAACCTGGTCGCGCTGGTCGCCGAGCGCCCCGGCGAGGGCATCGCCAAGACGCTCGCCACCCGCCCCGAGATCAGGATCATCGACTACACGGGTTCGACGTCCTTCGGCGACTGGCTGGAGGCCAACGCCCGCCAGGCGCAGGTCTACACCGAGAAGGCCGGCGTCAACACGGTGATCGTGGAGTCCACGAACGCCTACAAGGGGATGCTCTCCAACCTGGCGTTCTCGCTGTCCCTCTACAGCGGCCAGATGTGCACCACCCCGCAGAACCTGCTCATCCCGCGCGACGGCATCCGCACCGACGAGGGCCCCAAGACCTTCGACGAGGTGACCGCGGACATCGCCCGCGCGGTCGACGGCCTGCTCGGCGACGACGCCCGCGCCAACGCCCTGCTGGGCGCCATCGTCAACCCGGACGTGACGTCCCGACTGGAGGCGGCGGCCGGGCTCGGCGAGGTCGCCCTCGCCTCCCGCGAGATCGCCAACCCGGAGTTCCCGGACGCCGTCGTGCGCACGCCCGTCCTGGTCAAGCTGGACGGGGCCAAGCCCGACGACGAGGCCGCCTACATGAGCGAGTGCTTCGGCCCGGTCTCCTTCGCCGTCGCCGTCGACTCGGTCGATGACGCGGTCGAGCTGCTGCGCCGCACGGTCCGTGAGAAGGGCGCCATGACGGTCGGGGCGTACACCAGCGACGCCGAGGTCGAGCAGACCGTCCAGGAGGTGTGCCTGGAGGAGGCCGCCCAGCTCTCGCTCAACCTGACCGGCGGGGTGTACGTGAACCAGACCGCCGCCTTCTCCGACTTCCACGGCTCGGGCGGCAACCCGGCGGCGAACGCGGCCCTGTGCGACGGCGCCTTCGTGGCGAACCGCTTCCGGGTCGTCGAGGTCCGCCGGGAGGCGTGA
- a CDS encoding TetR/AcrR family transcriptional regulator: MTTARRDTYTPETLLTVAVRVFNERGYDGTSMEHLSKAAGISKSSIYHHVSGKEELLRRAVSRALDGLFGILGEEHARVGRPADRLEYVVRRMVEVLITELPYVTLLLRVRGNTDTERWALERRRDFDHRVAELLSAAAAEGDVRADVEVRLATRLVFGMVNSIVEWYRPDTRGADEREVADAVVRLVFSGLRRD, from the coding sequence ATGACCACGGCCCGGCGGGACACCTACACCCCGGAGACGCTGCTCACGGTCGCCGTCCGGGTCTTCAACGAGCGCGGCTACGACGGCACCTCCATGGAGCACCTGTCCAAGGCGGCCGGCATCTCCAAGTCGTCGATCTACCACCACGTCAGCGGCAAGGAGGAGCTGCTGCGCCGCGCCGTCAGCCGGGCGCTCGACGGCCTCTTCGGGATCCTCGGCGAGGAGCACGCGCGCGTGGGGCGCCCCGCGGACCGGCTGGAATACGTCGTCCGCCGCATGGTCGAGGTGCTCATAACCGAGCTGCCCTATGTGACGCTGCTGCTGCGCGTGCGGGGCAACACCGACACCGAGCGGTGGGCGCTGGAGCGGCGCCGCGACTTCGACCACCGGGTCGCCGAGCTGCTGAGCGCGGCGGCCGCCGAGGGTGACGTGCGCGCCGACGTGGAGGTGCGGCTGGCCACCCGGCTGGTCTTCGGAATGGTCAACTCCATCGTGGAGTGGTACCGCCCGGACACGCGGGGCGCCGACGAGCGCGAGGTGGCCGACGCGGTCGTACGGCTGGTGTTCTCGGGCCTGCGGCGGGACTGA
- a CDS encoding TrmH family RNA methyltransferase, with protein MTDPVSRWRERAGGAVLLDGFHALKHALRFGAEVPVAVTTDRRATLALAGELAPDLTRALDALLTEVSLTTYASLVPRPHPTGVAALAERPSREGHLRTLARLPRTAPVVVLDEPRNLGNAGAVIRLAAGFGATGVVTTGTLDPWHSTVVRGGAGLHFATAVERLAVDELPPGPLFALDPEGEDIRGVKLPDDALLAFGSERSGLSAGLRARADQLLALPMRPQVSSYNLATSVAMTLYHWSTGAHTAP; from the coding sequence ATGACCGACCCCGTGAGCCGCTGGCGCGAGCGCGCCGGCGGAGCCGTGCTGCTCGACGGCTTCCACGCCCTCAAGCACGCGCTGCGTTTCGGCGCCGAGGTCCCGGTGGCGGTCACCACCGACCGGCGGGCCACGCTCGCCCTCGCCGGCGAACTGGCGCCGGACCTCACTCGGGCGCTGGACGCGCTGCTCACCGAGGTGTCGCTGACGACGTACGCCTCCCTCGTCCCGCGCCCGCACCCGACCGGCGTGGCCGCGCTCGCCGAACGGCCGTCCCGGGAGGGCCATCTGCGGACGCTGGCGCGCCTGCCGCGCACCGCGCCCGTCGTCGTCCTGGACGAGCCGCGCAACCTGGGCAACGCCGGGGCGGTGATCCGGCTGGCCGCCGGCTTCGGGGCGACCGGTGTGGTCACCACCGGCACGCTGGACCCCTGGCACTCCACCGTGGTGCGCGGCGGGGCCGGGCTGCACTTCGCCACCGCCGTGGAGCGGCTCGCCGTCGACGAGCTGCCGCCGGGCCCGCTGTTCGCCCTGGACCCGGAGGGCGAGGACATCCGGGGTGTGAAGCTGCCCGACGACGCCCTCCTGGCGTTCGGCTCCGAGCGCAGCGGCCTGTCGGCCGGGCTGCGCGCGCGTGCCGACCAGCTGCTGGCGCTGCCCATGCGCCCCCAGGTCTCCAGCTACAACCTCGCCACCAGCGTGGCGATGACGCTGTACCACTGGAGCACGGGGGCGCACACCGCTCCGTAA